In the Augochlora pura isolate Apur16 chromosome 7, APUR_v2.2.1, whole genome shotgun sequence genome, CGCGCGCAAACAGGCAGAGGCTGAAGAGCAGGCCCGACGAGCGGAACAAAGACGGCGGGAAGCGGAAGCACTTCGGAAACTACAAGAAAGAAGTAAAGCACCCTGGGCGCAGGCTCCTCGTGCACCACCTCCTCCCACACCTATCAACTCGTTTGCCGAAATCCAAAGACTCGAGCGGGAGAAGAAAGCTGTGCGCGCAAGGATAATCTAAACCGCAGTCTAGGAACTGTATGAACAGACAAGTAACATTCTAAACTCCGTTGCAGGAGGAGCAACGGTTACAACAAATGATGCAGCAGCAACTGGCACAGCAGAAGGCCATGGAAGCGACTCAGGAGACATCGGCAGCCGATTCGTCAAAACGATTGCAGTTCAAATGGGCGGAGAAGGCTACATCGTCGACGAAACCGTTGCAGGTCAAGAGTCTCGCGCAAATTCAGCAAGAAGAGCAGGAGCGCATCGCCAAGGTAAAGGTACTTATTCATCTTCCCCGCCCTAACACTAAAACACAGAGAACACGTACACGTAGCTTCGGTACTCATATAGTATTGCTTCGTATTGTTTCGGTAGTCGTGTAACGGTAATTGTgtgttattaattgttaacgcTGATCATTCATTAGCAGCAAGAAAGGGAGCGTCAAGAGAAGGCTGGTCAGAAGGAGGCGACGAACGTGCTGCAAAATGCTGGGATCTGGGGCACTGCTTCTCAGTGCTTGAACTGGACGAATTCTAGCGCGTCTAGCAGCAGCCAAGCATGGCCGAATAATACTGGTGGTACCAGCGGTTTCTGGGATGACCCGACTCCAATCAAAACCACCCCAACCGCAAAGCAACCGCCGAAGCAGTCCGTCACAATCAAATCGCCTTCTAATAACCAGATGTTGCAAACTAACAAGGTGAACAAGAGCAAAAATAAGAGGGAAGAGGAATTAGTGAAGAAACTTTTTGAACAGAACACTGCCAAGGTAGATGATTTCACACAATGGTGCAACAAGGCACTGAGCGGTTTACAAGTGTCCGTGGACAGTAAGTCGTTTTTAGATCACTTTTTGCGGGCACGTTGTTCTGATTTAATAGTCCTCTGATACCGTTTGTGATTTCCAGTACCCACGTTCGTCGGATTTCTGCGAGACATCGAGTCCGCGTATGAAGTGAAGGAATATGTTCGGGACTACCTAGGTGATAATAAACAGAGCTCGGAGTTCGCCAAGCAATTCTTAGATAAGCGCAGTAAATGGCGGTCGGCCCAGCGACCCCAAGCACAGGCAGACGATCTCTGCAAACCAGCACCTGCCGTTAATCCAAATGCGCCCACAGAATTTCAGGAGGTGAAGGTAATCAATTCTCaaagtatttcatttttttcggCCTCAAAGTAATCGTTCAGCTCTAAGAGCTGTAGCAATTATTCCATTCTGCACTTGAACGTGGAAGAATAAATTCAAGGACATTCGTTAATAAGATCTTCTTCCTCAGGGAAAATCAAAAAAACCGAAGAAGGGAAAAATGTACAAAGTTGATAATAGGATTCTTGGGTTCAGCGTAACCGCAGCACCTGACCGTATCAACGTCGGTGATCGTGATTACGGTGAAGGTGTGTGAATCACTTCCCTGGAACCGTTTACCGATCCCTCACACCCACGGAAATTCGCGACGCTTGGCCCGTTACAAGTTACAAGTATggttcgttatttatttattgtagatGCCAAATGACAGTTCTGAGGAACCCGTTACGAGTACTTcattaaaacaaacaaaaagcAATACCGACTACacatacgtatatacataatatatatttaagatttctttttctatggTTAATGCAAGAATAATCTTTGGTCCCCCACATTTGTATCCTTTCACTCTGTGGGTTAATGGGAACTTTAGACACCCACGCATACACgaacacaaacacacacaccaCATTTCTCGCAGTATGGCATTATTCCCTTCATAAGTATCACCGAACTGAATGACTAAATACTCGAAACGAGGAAAGGAAAGTGAACTTAAAATTGTACATATAATTCACACTTCTTCGAGGaacaaatatagaaaaagCGGTCGATATCCACTGATTCAGAGAAGGCACGCAACCATTACTTCCGGAATGGTTCTTCGTTGTTGTGAACATGAAGGATCTATGTCGATTGATTAGAACTCGTGTATACGTGGAGAACCGTAACGTTACGAATGCAATACTGTATACTCATAAAACCAAAAAGATTTGAACCGAAACGGAATGGAAAACGAGACGTAGAGCAACAAGGAGGAAAATAAATCTGTCGTGCGGTAGCTCGATCGGACATATGATGCTGATTCATAAAATGTGCACTGATCGTTGGAACTATCAGGAACTATCACATTGAGTGTCGATGTGTATATGAATCCTATGGATTTCTTGCTTTATCGCGGCGCCATCATAATCTCAACGAGCTCTTTATCTAGGATCATACTTATCCGTTGTGTGTCTCAATGAGTAAATCTCAAACACTTTGTTTTTAAGGTTTCGGTTAAAAGTTCTATTACCTTGGACACAAAGGACTAAGAAAAGGGAGATAGTAAGAAAAAAGTATGGGAAAGAATAGATTTTCATTGAATGACTGTAaaggacaattttatttaaatatcaaaacgAATCAAATGATTATACTTATGTATGGAGGCGATATCATGAGGGTGACGAGAACTCTTCTAGTACTTTCTTAACGCTTTTGGATACATTGATGCGAaggaaaaattacaaaaaaagcATTCGTATTAACGATATTACTTGCATGTGTACGATTTATAGAGAAACCagaaaaagttattcgaaaATCGTGGTCAGATGTGATCGACGAATGGACTCATCTTCCCCGGTCAACGAGTGTTAAGGGACACTTCCGGTTCGATTGCTGCGTGTGGCTACGTGTGGATCTCACTTTCAACGGCATATCTCTATTTTCCTTGATCAACATTGGGGCGGTCGATCGGAGAGCAAGCAGTATCCATCTCGtttcctttaatattttaaagttttatttgtaAGCGTATTGTTACACGAGATCTCTCTTGATGTCGCGAAGAAGAGAATTTCTAGTACGATATACATCTACGTGTATCCCAGAGAGCCAGGCTGATCTTTTCTTTTCCCTccaatttgattttttttaaatcggaaACGAAAACCATCAGGAACTGAAGAGAATTGGCAGGAATACTCTGTTCTTATATGCTAAGCGGGACGAATGTTATCGACTGATCGAACCgctcttaatatttataatggtTGTTGATTAAGGTTCCTTGATCTTCTCTTAGCACGTGATAGAAACAACGGCTGTATCTTTTAGGAGAAGACCATAGACCCTTGAGTGAAagatttatgtataaatagataaatgtaCAGTAAtacaatgataattaattaggCAGAACACAGAAAACAAATCAttgatattgtattattattaatattattattattattattattgtatctaacgtacaacataataaaaataaatattattatattttcaacgtagccttttcatttgttttttcttctttttcatttattaaactttgatCATCTCCAAATCGTGATATTAAATgagaataaaagaacaaattttgCACTTAGCTGCTTAAGCTGAATATATGACTGTATCTGTGAATATCTTCATGAACGATTATTGAGACGAATTGTGAATAAAAACAGTTACACATTCGTACACATACACTGATGCACACAGAGAACACGCGCGATGGATTTGTGTCACGGTATTTCCGGTGCATtaagttaaaaatactataatgtagattatgttatataaataaatgagcaAACGTGTCATGAACTGTGAATGCGAGCGATTCCTACACGTAATATAtaggtattttttaatgtccaacgatgcaatatattttacacgtAAACGAGCATTGTGTGAGTTTACTATAACTGTGAACTATTAACGAATATTATACGGACACATGAATACAATGTTACAActatcataataaaaagtatttcattaaaaatatatgaacgAAATGTATGAGACAATTTTCACGTATGGTGTGATCGGACTGCATTTGTGATACGATACGTAGGAAAGAAGTAATAAAAAGTTCTGCTTTTTATCGACTCGATTTTCGCTAACAATTGTATTTGTACTTCAGACACTGTGCTTTTTGGTTTTTAATACGTacataaaagatataaaagaaGGTATTAAGATTTGTACCAGTAGTCTAATTGTTGGAATGTTTTGGTCTAAGGAGAACATAGACACCGGCTTCCGGTTTACAGGAAGAGATCGTTAATCTTTTTCTCCATCTCCATGAACGTGTATAACATTCATATCTGTGTAATCCTTCGCGATATCGATGTACTGAAAGCATTCGATCTTTAATGAACAAACCAAAAGAAGTAGCACTCGGAGTTATGCATAATTGATACGACCTACCTTTCTTGGTACAAGAAGttcgaaaatttgtataataatatagcataacGACACAACCAACAGATATGCTAACACTCCACTGCGAACATAGTTTGCTAATTGTTCGCCTAAAGTCTTCCTTCGTTCTTGTCTCGCTAAATTGTATACTATTTCAGTCCTTCTGGTTATATTGAACCAGTTGTAAAACAGACTTATTCTTCTATTGGCTTCGAAAAGGCATCTGGTAGTATTTTCCCTATAATCAGTTATGGCAGTCTCCAGCCCTTCAACAAGGGCAGATACAGTGGGTTccactaaataaattaaatcaggAGGTAATACTTCAGGTATGCCACCTACTTTCGTGGAAACCACTTGCAACCTGTAGATGAATGAATACTTTTATGATAAAGAAACCTGAAAGATAAATTTACAGCTCTAATGTTTCCAAATTGATTGACATTTACCCGCAGGAGGCAGCCTCGACGATTGCCATACAGTATGCTTCAGTCAGACTAGTGTTCAGAAAGATATGGCCTTTGTTCAGAACATGCTTGATCTCAGAATGCTCCAAGCTGCCCAACAACGTGACTCTGTGCTGCAACAAGTTTCTTTCTCGTACCTCCTCGATCAGCCATCTTTTTGGACCATCTCCAGCAATCAAAAACTGCACATTCTCGTGCCGACTACAAATATCGGGTATAATGCGAGCTAATAAATCGACGCCTTTGCGATACACTAGTCGCGACACTATGACTATCGTAACTACAATTAACAACGGGGAGGAGTATTAGTAATACTGTGTATCTTTTGCGTGTGTCGAGCTGCAAGTGCGATACAgctgaaattttaaatgtactTCATGTAGATGGCGaacttactaaaattattgtccCGTTTACTAACATCCGGCATAAATAATGTAGTGTCCACTGCATTAGGTATAACAAAGATTTTCTCTTTTGGAACTTTGGCTCTTAGTACCGTGTTCTCTTTACCTGTGTGTGATACGCATATACAATGATCACAATCGGCCAACGATatctctaaaaatttatttgtcaagATTGCAGAGGGGTCAGCGAAACCAAAAAGTGAATGAtctgtaaaaattgtctgaaatTTTGATTACAATTACTATTCCATAATCTTGATCTTTTCTTACAGGAGATTGTCAACTCACTTTTAATCCCATCAATCGACCTATCAGCATTCCTTCATGAGCAAGGGCAGAGAATGCCGAATGGCTGTGCACTATTTGAATTTCTTCccttatgaaaatatatctgATCAGAGGAATGGAACAGATCATAGTAGGAAGAACACACTGATTATAGAAGACCTTTACCGGTATGTAGTATACCttgaaaaagaaactatttaGTTACAAAATAGATATACGAGCAGCCTTTGTTGATAAACAAGCATAATACATACTTTCAGACCATTGGTCATGTAACGTATTCCAACTCTGTCTCTGTACGAATGAGTGAGCACCACAACTTTGTGACCCTGATCCAACAAACATTGGGATAGATTAAAAATGTGCTCCTCCACCCCACCCATATTGGGATAAAAGAAGTCGGAGACCATACTGCAAAAGATTAATGTATATAAgtctctgttttctttttgtttgtaatatttcattgataaaTTCCCAACCATATTTTATGCTTTGCAGTATTCATCTTCGTGTCTAATCACCAACATGACTCATAGAAGATAATAACAAGcgtcatttatttcattttcctcAAAATCCCTCCAAAATCTGAGGAATGTTATAGGGTATTTATACACGCAAGAATTCCTGATTGCTAATACACTTGTAATTTTCTTGATTTCTTGAGTAAATTGCACATGCAATTGTCTTGTCACAACTGCACATATCTCtacattattaacaaaaatatgaattcaAACAATGTTCTTTGATGATCAATGGATGGTGAAAAAGGTTAGACGATGTGCTTACATTATCAATGATAaggtcaattttattttcttagataAAAAAAGAGGATGCGAAGtcttcattattatttcttcttttctatttatatcaACACCGATAAATTCACCATAATTACGTCcagaaaagtgaaaaatagaaTCGATCAAGATCAGCAATCAGCTGTTTATAATAGGGCAGGGCAGCGATCAAAGTAAATTGAACTTGGAATATGGAATTGAAACTTGGAACACAATTGGATTCTAATTCCAAGTTGGTACGACCACGTTCGACTCGACTCAACTCGACTCGATTCAGCTCGACTCCATTCGATTCGACTCATTGAGCTTCCGTTTCTCGAAGAACAATAATGAATGGcggataatataaattttttcttgTAATTCCGAATTTCTGGAAAACATTTGGCATAATGTGCATCAAAATAGCATACACGAGCGAGctgattattgaaattctttcttagtttcaaatataaaaactgtCATAAAGgaggaatagaaaaattgttatattgttgGATGGGGACATCAAGTCGATGACTAGTATTTTTCTGAATAAGGTATTGTTCGACTGTTATTTTGTCTATTGATGTCTATTGATTAAAACGgcgcaaacatttttttacctTACATCTGAATtggtttataatattgtatctacaatgcatatatgtatacatagatTAAAATCTTCCTCCGACACGTTGGAGTGAGACGAAGCATGCGCTCGCCTCATCGGTTCGAGAAAGACGGATCGAAGAAGCGATGGAGAGGGGACGATGCATAGTTTGGTGTTTTAGTGTTTGGTTACATGTCGACAGTCGGTGCGGTGGATAACAAATGGTCGACATGTTTCACCAACGATGCGGTCATCGAGTTACTTTAACAAACAACAATTGCACGGCCATACGCGACTTCTCCGAGTACAATTACGGACTGGTACTCAGCGCAGAACCGCTCAAGGATGGAGAACTTTTCGAAGTCCGCATCGACAAAAAGGTAACCATTGACATCTTGGTGTCACTTTGATTTTCCTACTGCTCACTTTCCTGCGTTCGTCAAAATCTGTTGTTTACAACATAATTCACCAGAAGTTACGTGTGTACcgtgtatttaattatactaagtaAAACTTCTATCGTAAACGAGATCAAAATCTGTCAAGCGACAAATCGTGGTTCGCAAACGCGTGaactttacaataattttggtgATCGGTTACGTTACCTTaccttttaaaaatgaaacgagttaaactgttaacaaaataaaaaagagaaattctcAATCTACCAAATCTAACACTTATGTTATTTCTGTATCCTGTTCAGATGACATCGTGGATCGGCAGCATAGAAATTGGAGTCACAGAATGTGATCCAGAGGTAATAGAATTGCCTGCCTGTGCTACTAGTCTTTTTCAAGGGACATGGATTATGACCAACTCTGGTATTGTCCATGATGGAAACAGAATGGTAGAAATGTATGGAATGGACCTCAGCACCTTGGAAGAAGGTAATACCTTAGGTGTACTAAGGACATCCAATGTAAGTTTCCAACTTTGTACATCGATGAttctatatatctatttaattctatttggTTTTCAATTGCTTCTATTTCAGCATGAGCtcgtattttatatcaatGGTATCTCTCAAGGCGTAGCTGTGACCAATATACCAGAACGCATTTTTGCAGTTGTAGATATGTACGGTGATTGTGTACAAGTGACTATTATTCACCCACAAGTTACCCCTGCTCTATGTAACGATCCAAAAGATGAAGTCATAATCAATAACGACTATGTCCTTGGAGAAGCATCCAATTCCTCCACAACTAATCTAGTCGCTAATCtgaatgttaatttaaatgttaatgtgAACGTTAATTTACCTAAGAACCCAAGTCTTGCTGCCATTAGAGAGGATAGACTGAGGTTTCACGAGAGGGTCGGATCTATGGTCAAACTTTCAAACAATGCCAGAACTGCTGAGAGGAGAAGAcctttaaatgaatttaataatggtGTAGTAATGACTCACAGGCCACTGAGGGATAATGAATTGTTTGAGGTAGGTCAGAGGAAGTAAATGGACGTCAGTATTGTATAACTGTACAtcattctataataaattatgttattacagGTACGAATCGATAGGCTCGTGCACAAGTGGTCAGGCAGCATAGAAGTTGGAGTAACCATGCATAGTCCTACAGCATTAGAATTTCCAGCAACAATGACCAACATGCGCTCAGGAACAACAATGATGTCTGGCTGTGGAATTTTAGTAAATGGAAAGGGCACGTGTCGCGAATATGGACAATTCAATCTGGATGAGCTGATggtaacattaatattttacgtcatttatttgtatatgtacataaacaGTAAACGGATTTCTAATCGTATATCGTTTAAAATGTAGGAAGGTGACAGAGTAGGCATGGTACGAGGAAGTAATGGAAATcttcattatataattaatggtTTAGATCAAGGAATCGCAGCAAAAGTTCCTACAGGTGTATGGGGCGTCATCGATCTCTATGGCATGACGGTGAAAGTAACAATCGTGGATCGTGACGAAAGAGAGGAACAGAATCTTGTTACTAGAAGAAACACGTTGCAGCTTCAGGAATTGAATGGTGCGCctattaattttctct is a window encoding:
- the Pig-a gene encoding phosphatidylinositol glycan anchor biosynthesis class A, giving the protein MNTAKHKICMVSDFFYPNMGGVEEHIFNLSQCLLDQGHKVVVLTHSYRDRVGIRYMTNGLKVYYIPVKVFYNQCVLPTMICSIPLIRYIFIREEIQIVHSHSAFSALAHEGMLIGRLMGLKTIFTDHSLFGFADPSAILTNKFLEISLADCDHCICVSHTGKENTVLRAKVPKEKIFVIPNAVDTTLFMPDVSKRDNNFITIVIVSRLVYRKGVDLLARIIPDICSRHENVQFLIAGDGPKRWLIEEVRERNLLQHRVTLLGSLEHSEIKHVLNKGHIFLNTSLTEAYCMAIVEAASCGLQVVSTKVGGIPEVLPPDLIYLVEPTVSALVEGLETAITDYRENTTRCLFEANRRISLFYNWFNITRRTEIVYNLARQERRKTLGEQLANYVRSGVLAYLLVVSLCYIIIQIFELLVPRKYIDIAKDYTDMNVIHVHGDGEKD